The genomic window CTAGCCAAACTCGTGCTTCAGCGTCTGGATGTCCTCATCGTCCACGTGGTGCAGCACCACTCGGATTAGAGAGCCGGCCACGCCAAAAATGGGGTTGACCACAGCCACCGCTGAGAAGATGGTGGTCACACACTGCAGCACCTTCACCAGGCCCTGTTTCAGCTTGGCCCGGTCTTCCACGATCTCCATCTCCGACATGATGGCAAGCAGGAAGTCATGACACAGGGGTCAAAACCTGGCAGTGCTTGATAGGGTTGGGGAGGATGGTAGCTTCTGATACAGAGACAGAagcctgagagaaagagagagtagagcaaTGTATTGACAAGTTGTTAAAAAAAGAAAGTTCATTGTACAAAGCAAAATCACAAGTGGAAGTGTTAAGCTCtaatagtgttaaatgtaacactcACTATATTGTCCCATACCGCACATAGTTAATGTTACACTTTTGAAAGTGTTAGCTTTTTAACAATTTCACAGTGTTTCTGTAACTctgtaaatacactgaacaaaaatataaatgcaacatgtaaagtgttggtcccatgtttcatgagctgaaataaaagatcccagaaattttccttacggacaaaaagcttatttctctcaaattttgtgcacacatttctttacatccctgttagtgagcatttcccctttgccaagataatccatccacctgacaggtgtggcaaatcaagaagctgattaaacagcatgatcattacacaggtccaccttgtgctggaaacaataaaaggccagtctaaaatgtgcagttttgtcacacaacacaatgcctcagatgtctcaagttttgagggagtgtgcaattggcatgctgactgcaggaatgtccactagagctattgccagagaatgtaatgttaatttctctaccataagccaataTCGTTTTAGAAAATgaggcagtacgtccaaccggcctcacaactgcagaccacgtgtaaccacgccagcccaggaccttcacatcaggcttcttcacctgcgggatcatctgagaccagccaccaggacaactgatgaaactgtgggtttgcacaaccaaagaatttctgcacacactgtcagaaaccgtctcagggaagctcatctgcgtgctcgtcgtcctcaccagggtcttgacctgactgcagttcggcatcgtaaaagacttcagtgggaaaatgctaccatcgatggccactggcacgctggagaagtgtcctCTTCatggattaatcccggtttcaactgtaccaggcagatggcagatagcgtgtatggcgttgtataggcgagcggtttgctgatgtcaacgttgtgaaaagagtgcaccatggtggcagtggggttatggtatgggcaagcataagctacggacaacaattacaatttcattttattgatagcaattttaatgcacagaggtACAGTGactagatcctgaggcccattgtcgtgccattcatccgccgccgtCACCTCATGTTtccgcatgataatgcacggccccatgtcacaacgatctgtacacaattcctggaagctgaaaatatccaagttcttccatggtctgaatactcaccagacatgtcacccattgagcacgtttgggatgctctggatcgacatgtacgacagcatgctcctgttcccaccaatatccagcagccattgaagaggagtgggataacattCTAGAGGCCAGAATCAACAGCCTGATATGTGAAGGAgacgtgtcgcgctgcatgaggcaaatggttgacacatcagatactgaccggttttctgatccacgcccctactttttttaaaggtatctgtgaccaacagatacatatctgtattcccagtcatgcgaaatccatagattagggcctaatttacttatttaaattgactgatttccttaaatgaactgtaacagtaaaatctttgaaattgttgcatgtggcgtttatagttttgtttgtatatatagagagttgggccaatgcGGTTTCTGTCTGAACATTCCAAGAGCGCCACTTTGTCCTCCATAGCCATTTCTAAGTGATAATTGACGCTTCCACAATGTGCTGTTCATTTCTGAACGTTTCCAAAACCTGTGAAGCAATTTTTTGATACCACAaaacagtacagtataatgtatatGGCTCTGGAGTGGACTACCTTTTAACATAATTGGTTCCATTTACATTCCATCTAAGAGCTTAAATAATGAATAACAACACACCATATGTGATAACGTATTTTTCTTATTAAGTGCAAAAAAGCATTTACTTAGAAAACACATTTAATTCAAGGAACAAAAACCAAAGATACTGTATACAAGGTTCATAATGCATGCATTCAGACTCATTTCTGAAAATGAACTTGACAGTGGAAAATAGAAAACATGAGGGCTGAAGTGCAACACTGCTCATTGCAAAATATTATAAAATCTATACTTAATCCATTCCATTCATTGACAAAGGAATTGCCCACCACCCAAAAGGAAATGACTATTATTTTTTAATTGAAGGAAGAGTACTAGTAGTCACCAAATAACCTTTAACCTTAAAGCCCTCATGCCCACCCAACCCTGGGAGTGAATGTGGATCAGTTCCCTTCACACTGGGCCAGCGCCTCATTCATCTTGGCCTGAATCTTCTCCACCTTGGGGGCCCATTTCATCCTGActtcatcctcatcatcctctGTGACCACCGTATATGCCATTAGTGTCATCAGGCCCATGCGAAAGACATTAGCCAGTTGGGAGCACTTTTTCTCCATAACGTCTCGGTTTTGCTTGTAGTGCTCTAGGTACACCTCCAGCAAACCCCTTTGTTCAAAAGTTTTCTCCTCTTCTATGACCCCGCTGTAGTACGTGTTCAGAGCAAGGGTACTCTTGTCTCTCTCATAGACCCTCTGGAACTCTGCCATGTAGCCCTCTCTTCCTTCAGGGTCTTTTTCAATCTGCTCCACCATGGTGTTGAGGGCAGTGTACTGGTGCTTGATATACTCTTCATATTTGCTGTACTTCTCAATGACCTCGTCCAGGTGAATCTGCTTCAGAATCTGCTGGTTTGTCTTGGAGATGCTTTCCAGCTTGGCCTGGATGTGGCCGAATGTTTTGACGTCCTTGTCTTGAGTGAGGTCTTTGGCGACCAGGCCCTTTGTCACCTTCACCACTGCGGTGACTATGTTGAAGAGTGGGTTTATGGTGGCAGCGAAGGTGGAGACATTCTCCATGCCGTCTAGGATTGTGACAGCTGTCTCCTTGTACATGGTTGCTGTCAAGTCCTGAAACTGGAGTGGAAATTACATTAAATGGaaatgttaattaaataaatacttAAATACTCTTCCCAGAGTATTGATGAAATTACAGTTTCTTATGCAATCACTGGAAGGGATTTCTTCTTTTGGTACCAGTCCAATCTACAGCTAGCATTATTCGGTCTAAAATTGTGACCAAAAAGACAGATTCAATGTCCATTGAGTTCATCTAAAATAATGATAAGTAATAGAATATTACCTTGTGgttctgtagtagtagtagtagtagtagtagtagtagtagtagtagtgaaagTATTTATAGTTGTGGTTATGTTGTCTCTGAACTGGCAGCTTTATATCCATCTGAAGACCCTGTTCAGTCCTCTGTGCCATGTAAGGGCAGAGTGTGGAAGTGACTCATGCATACACGATGCTGATTGGGTTACCTGGAAAAGGCTACTCTTCACTCCACTTTTGATTGGCTCACAATTCCACGGCTGCAGTGTAGAACATAGCTGCAATCAAACTTATTATGAGTGATGCCAACTTCCATGGAAATGTTTCATTAATGTTTCATTAATGTTTCATTAATGTTCATGTTCATTAATGTTTCATTAAtgttgaaaccccacctctttaaggaatacctgggataggataaagtaatccttctacccccccccacagcggagtcactcaccaccttccggagacatttgaaaccccacctctttaaggaatacctgggataggataaagtaatccttctaccccccccccaaaaaaaattgtaagtggttatcccactggctatagggtgaatgcatcaatttgtgagtcgctctggacaagagcgtctgctaaatgacgtaaatgtgcccttgagcaaggcacttaaccctaattgctcctgtaagtcgctctggataagagcgtctgctaaatgactaaaatgtaaatgtaaatgttctacaGGAATGAGGAGCGACATTGACAAAGTGCAAAAATTACGTTGATTGGGTCATGGGGATAAGGCTAATATGGAAATCTTTCATTAATGTTCTAGTGAAGAATATAAATACTAAGCTATATTGTATGGAGACAAAAAAGCTACATTATATTATTTTAGACTAAAATAATTGCTCAGAAAATGAGATTTTctaaaaaagataggggtcaaaataaCTGGCACCCCTGATTTCAATacatttcaatacctcaccttgtgaggataacagcactgagcctttttctaacaTGATTGGGAGGGATCatggaccattcctccat from Coregonus clupeaformis isolate EN_2021a chromosome 17, ASM2061545v1, whole genome shotgun sequence includes these protein-coding regions:
- the LOC121543865 gene encoding uncharacterized protein LOC121543865, whose translation is MYKETAVTILDGMENVSTFAATINPLFNIVTAVVKVTKGLVAKDLTQDKDVKTFGHIQAKLESISKTNQQILKQIHLDEVIEKYSKYEEYIKHQYTALNTMVEQIEKDPEGREGYMAEFQRVYERDKSTLALNTYYSGVIEEEKTFEQRGLLEVYLEHYKQNRDVMEKKCSQLANVFRMGLMTLMAYTVVTEDDEDEVRMKWAPKVEKIQAKMNEALAQCEGN